From one Flavobacterium sp. N502536 genomic stretch:
- a CDS encoding peptidoglycan-binding protein LysM, with protein sequence MIKKWYFYASLIVIITFLTLGFKPFNLETKPWFLIEKTDGSEYLFPSQEEDDYPTLHKLNTPFTGKRLIGFKEAVAFKESQGKYRLVNSLGYMGKYQFGTQALRAIGVRNNKAFLKDPALQEKAFIALLSKNKWILRNEIEKYEGKVISGIEITESGILAAAHLGGAGSVKNFFKNNGGRHFRDAYGTSLKSYLKAFAGYDLSYIEADSNATIHP encoded by the coding sequence ATGATAAAGAAGTGGTATTTTTATGCGAGTTTGATCGTTATTATTACATTTTTGACTTTGGGTTTTAAACCCTTTAATCTGGAAACCAAACCGTGGTTTCTAATAGAAAAAACAGATGGATCTGAATACCTGTTTCCATCGCAGGAAGAGGATGATTATCCTACCTTACACAAATTAAACACCCCATTTACCGGAAAGCGCCTTATTGGTTTTAAAGAAGCCGTCGCTTTTAAAGAATCTCAAGGAAAATACCGTTTGGTAAATTCACTTGGTTATATGGGAAAATATCAATTTGGGACTCAGGCACTGAGAGCCATTGGTGTTCGAAACAACAAAGCCTTTTTAAAGGATCCTGCCTTACAGGAAAAAGCTTTTATTGCGTTATTGTCCAAAAACAAATGGATTTTGCGTAATGAAATCGAAAAGTATGAAGGGAAAGTGATCAGTGGTATTGAAATTACCGAGTCTGGTATTTTAGCCGCTGCACATCTTGGAGGTGCCGGTTCGGTTAAAAACTTTTTTAAGAATAACGGAGGCAGACATTTTAGAGATGCTTATGGGACTTCATTAAAAAGTTACCTGAAAGCCTTTGCAGGTTATGATCTTTCTTATATTGAAGCGGATAGTAACGCTACGATACACCCTTAA
- a CDS encoding YfiM family protein: MSFKNIFFLSVLMLPGVFSVNAQSRFESFLTPSDTLNKKRQNTVIVTEAALASVTLLGLNQLWYADYPRSNFHFINDNNEWLQMDKVGHMYSAYHLGRFGAEMMNWSGVDQKKQLIYGAGLGFAFLTAVEVLDGFSAEWGASSGDIIANATGTALYVSQELLWKEQRIVPKFSFHTTHYANLRPQTLGSSLNEQLLKDYNGQTYWLSVNLHSFAKESKIPKWLNLAFGYGAEGMLTGNLQKDNLDFAQNTERFRQIYLSFDVDLTKIETKSHFLKTIFSVFNTIKIPAPTLEYSANKGLKAHAFYF, translated from the coding sequence TTGAGTTTTAAAAATATATTTTTCTTATCGGTTTTGATGTTGCCGGGTGTTTTTTCTGTGAATGCCCAAAGCAGGTTCGAAAGTTTTTTAACTCCTTCGGACACCTTAAATAAGAAACGACAAAATACAGTTATCGTTACTGAAGCTGCTCTGGCTTCAGTAACATTGCTGGGTTTAAACCAGCTTTGGTATGCCGATTATCCGCGTTCTAATTTTCATTTTATAAATGATAATAACGAATGGCTTCAGATGGATAAAGTAGGGCATATGTATTCAGCATATCATTTGGGAAGGTTTGGCGCTGAAATGATGAACTGGAGTGGTGTCGATCAAAAAAAGCAACTGATTTACGGAGCAGGTTTAGGTTTTGCTTTCTTAACGGCTGTTGAAGTTCTGGATGGTTTTTCGGCCGAATGGGGCGCTTCTTCAGGTGATATTATCGCCAATGCAACGGGTACTGCCTTGTATGTTTCTCAGGAATTACTTTGGAAAGAACAACGCATTGTTCCAAAATTTTCTTTTCACACTACACATTACGCAAATTTAAGACCTCAGACATTGGGAAGTTCTTTAAATGAACAGCTCTTAAAAGATTACAACGGACAGACCTATTGGCTTTCTGTAAATCTTCATTCTTTCGCAAAAGAAAGCAAAATTCCAAAGTGGTTAAATCTGGCTTTTGGTTATGGAGCGGAGGGAATGTTGACAGGAAATTTACAAAAAGATAATCTGGATTTCGCTCAAAACACTGAAAGATTTCGTCAGATTTATCTTAGTTTTGACGTAGATTTGACAAAAATTGAAACAAAATCGCATTTTTTGAAAACTATTTTTTCCGTTTTTAACACTATAAAAATTCCGGCTCCAACTCTCGAATACTCCGCCAATAAAGGGCTTAAAGCACATGCCTTCTATTTTTAG
- the mltG gene encoding endolytic transglycosylase MltG, giving the protein MSIKKIITLAAVAVISVLMVYGFILISKIFSANTKFEEKELYVYVPTGANYTDVKKILEPYIKNFEDFEMVANKRSYPENVKSGRFLLKKDMNNMDLVRAMRSNVPVKLAFNNQERLENFAGRVGSEIEADSLSLMKAFKDPEFLKANGFNEDNVFAMFIPNTYEIYWNTSAEKFRDKMIKEYHNFWTAERIEKAKKQGLTPVQVTILASIVHKESVKKDERPRIAGVYLNRLRLEMPLQADPTVIYALKLRDNNFDQVIKRVFYNDLLMRSPYNTYVNIGLPPGPIAMPDITALEAVLNPEKNDYIYFCASVERFGYHEFAATLAEHNVNAKKYSDWIASQGVTR; this is encoded by the coding sequence TTGAGCATAAAAAAAATCATCACGTTAGCTGCTGTTGCCGTAATTTCAGTTTTAATGGTTTACGGATTTATTTTAATTAGTAAAATCTTCAGTGCCAATACCAAATTCGAAGAGAAAGAATTGTACGTGTATGTTCCTACAGGAGCTAATTATACCGATGTAAAGAAAATATTAGAGCCCTATATCAAGAATTTTGAAGATTTTGAGATGGTGGCCAACAAAAGAAGCTATCCTGAAAATGTAAAGTCAGGTCGTTTTTTGCTTAAAAAAGACATGAATAATATGGATTTGGTTCGCGCCATGCGTTCTAATGTTCCGGTAAAATTAGCTTTTAACAATCAGGAGCGTCTGGAAAATTTTGCAGGAAGAGTAGGTTCTGAAATCGAAGCCGACAGTTTGTCTTTGATGAAAGCCTTTAAAGATCCGGAATTTTTGAAAGCAAACGGTTTCAACGAAGACAATGTCTTTGCCATGTTTATCCCGAATACTTATGAAATTTACTGGAATACTTCTGCAGAGAAATTCCGTGATAAAATGATCAAGGAATATCATAATTTCTGGACTGCCGAGAGAATTGAAAAGGCAAAAAAACAGGGATTAACTCCGGTTCAGGTTACTATTTTAGCTTCGATCGTTCATAAAGAATCCGTAAAAAAAGATGAAAGACCTCGTATTGCCGGTGTTTATTTGAATCGTTTGCGTTTAGAAATGCCACTTCAGGCAGATCCGACCGTAATTTATGCTTTAAAACTTAGAGATAACAATTTTGACCAAGTGATCAAAAGAGTATTCTACAACGACTTGCTTATGCGATCTCCATACAATACGTATGTGAATATTGGACTTCCTCCGGGACCGATCGCGATGCCAGATATTACAGCTCTCGAAGCGGTTTTAAATCCGGAAAAAAACGATTATATTTATTTTTGCGCTAGTGTTGAACGTTTCGGATACCACGAATTTGCTGCTACTTTGGCCGAACATAATGTAAATGCAAAAAAATATTCAGACTGGATTGCCAGTCAGGGCGTAACAAGATAG
- a CDS encoding GNAT family N-acetyltransferase, which yields MITLKGDSIYLRALEPNDLEFVYAMENDESIWEVSNTQTPYSRFLIRQYLENAQQDIYEAKQLRLAICQDQDFPAIGLIDLFEFDPKNNRAGIGIVIQKDENRNQKVGSEALGLLINYAFHNLNLHQLYANIAVGNVPSVALFTKFGFEKIGIKKDWILLHNQYQDEAMFQLINKHI from the coding sequence ATGATAACACTCAAAGGCGACTCGATTTATCTGCGTGCATTAGAACCCAATGATTTGGAATTTGTGTATGCTATGGAAAATGATGAAAGCATTTGGGAAGTGAGTAACACACAAACCCCTTACAGCAGGTTTTTGATACGCCAGTATCTTGAAAATGCACAACAGGATATTTACGAGGCCAAGCAACTGCGTTTGGCGATTTGCCAGGATCAGGACTTTCCGGCGATTGGATTAATTGATTTGTTTGAATTTGATCCGAAAAATAACAGAGCAGGTATTGGAATTGTCATTCAAAAAGATGAAAATAGAAATCAAAAAGTTGGATCTGAGGCATTAGGGCTTTTAATTAACTATGCATTTCACAATTTAAATTTGCACCAATTATATGCAAATATTGCTGTGGGAAATGTACCAAGTGTAGCTCTTTTTACTAAATTTGGCTTTGAGAAAATAGGAATTAAGAAAGATTGGATTTTGCTCCACAACCAGTATCAGGACGAAGCAATGTTTCAGTTAATTAATAAACACATTTAA
- the dapF gene encoding diaminopimelate epimerase, giving the protein MQIEFYKYQGTGNDFVMIDNRSEFFPKDNIKLIERLCDRRFGIGADGLILLENDTDTDFRMVYYNSDGNQSSMCGNGGRCLVAFANQLGVIDDKTTFIATDGLHHASVGEDAIISLQMIDVDEVQKKEAYTFLNTGSPHHVQLVDDLEHYNVKENGAAIRYGELYGEKGSNINFVKKVDNSTFSLRTYERGVEDETLACGTGATAVAIAMNAIGLTDETSINLNVEGGKLVVSFDKSGDHFTNVFLTGPAKFVFKGTIEI; this is encoded by the coding sequence ATGCAAATAGAATTTTATAAATATCAGGGTACAGGGAACGATTTTGTGATGATTGACAACCGATCAGAGTTCTTTCCAAAAGACAATATTAAATTGATTGAACGCCTGTGCGACAGACGTTTCGGAATAGGTGCAGACGGACTTATTTTGCTAGAAAATGATACAGACACTGACTTTAGAATGGTCTATTATAATTCAGATGGAAATCAGAGTTCGATGTGCGGAAATGGTGGTCGTTGTCTGGTTGCTTTTGCCAATCAATTGGGGGTAATTGACGATAAAACTACTTTTATTGCAACCGACGGTTTGCATCATGCTTCGGTAGGAGAGGATGCTATTATTTCGTTACAAATGATTGATGTTGATGAAGTGCAAAAGAAAGAGGCTTATACTTTTTTGAATACAGGTTCACCACATCACGTACAGCTTGTGGATGATTTGGAGCATTACAATGTCAAAGAAAACGGTGCGGCAATTCGTTATGGCGAGTTGTATGGCGAAAAAGGAAGCAATATTAATTTTGTGAAAAAAGTAGACAACAGTACTTTTTCATTACGTACGTATGAAAGAGGTGTTGAAGATGAAACTTTAGCTTGCGGAACAGGAGCAACCGCAGTAGCAATCGCGATGAATGCTATTGGGTTAACCGATGAAACTTCCATTAATTTGAATGTTGAAGGCGGTAAACTGGTAGTTTCTTTTGACAAATCAGGAGATCATTTTACCAATGTTTTCTTGACAGGACCTGCCAAATTTGTTTTCAAAGGAACTATTGAAATTTAA
- a CDS encoding trypsin-like peptidase domain-containing protein codes for MKRFSTLFLVSLLSGATTLGAYKLLFESNNSFFGRGNSVVTLAPNSFGRNVALSAETVDFTAAADKTIHTVVHVKNVSRRTVSNPMMEFFYGYGGQQQQEQVGTGSGVIISEDGYIVTNNHVIKDATEIEITLNNKKSYKAKLIGTDSKMDIALLKINADEKLPYTAFANSDSVKIGEWVLAVGNPYNLTSTVTAGIVSAKARNLDTNGIQSFIQTDAAVNPGNSGGALVNTRGELIGINTMISSMTGSYVGYSFAVPSNIARKIIEDIMEFGNVQRGILGVEGGELNSTASKELGITETQGFYISKVSKNSGAEKAGLGKGDIIVKLDDQNIATYADLSGYINTKRPNDVVKVTYIKDGKTKTVPVTLSKNEFFSTEFKGIELENIDAADKKRFKIDYGVKIRSITNENLMQYQNELQGNIILSIDNVKATNIETVSKLLNRKNEGQSVRLEMISKSGEILRIII; via the coding sequence ATGAAAAGATTTTCAACCTTGTTTTTAGTTTCACTGCTTAGTGGTGCGACTACCCTTGGTGCTTACAAATTGTTATTTGAAAGCAACAATTCTTTTTTTGGAAGAGGAAATTCTGTTGTTACTCTTGCCCCCAATTCATTTGGAAGAAACGTAGCTTTATCTGCTGAAACGGTTGATTTTACAGCGGCCGCAGATAAAACCATTCACACTGTTGTGCACGTAAAAAATGTTTCGCGAAGAACAGTCAGCAATCCGATGATGGAATTTTTCTACGGTTATGGAGGTCAACAGCAGCAAGAGCAGGTTGGAACCGGATCCGGAGTTATTATTTCAGAAGACGGATACATTGTAACCAACAATCACGTAATTAAAGATGCTACGGAAATTGAAATCACGCTGAACAATAAAAAGTCATACAAGGCTAAACTAATAGGTACCGATTCTAAAATGGATATCGCTTTACTGAAAATTAATGCCGACGAAAAATTACCTTATACTGCTTTTGCTAATTCTGATTCTGTAAAAATTGGAGAATGGGTCTTGGCTGTAGGAAATCCGTATAACTTAACTTCCACGGTTACGGCCGGAATTGTTTCAGCAAAAGCCAGAAATCTGGACACCAACGGAATCCAGTCTTTCATTCAGACCGATGCTGCAGTAAACCCCGGAAATAGTGGTGGTGCCTTAGTCAATACCAGAGGCGAATTGATTGGGATTAATACCATGATTTCTTCCATGACCGGTTCTTATGTTGGATATTCGTTTGCCGTTCCGTCTAATATTGCCCGAAAAATAATCGAAGACATTATGGAATTCGGAAACGTACAAAGAGGTATCCTGGGTGTTGAAGGTGGAGAATTGAACAGTACCGCTTCTAAAGAGTTAGGCATTACAGAGACACAAGGTTTCTACATTAGCAAAGTATCCAAAAACTCCGGTGCCGAAAAAGCCGGACTTGGTAAAGGAGATATCATCGTGAAACTTGACGACCAAAATATTGCAACTTATGCAGACCTGTCAGGTTACATCAATACAAAACGTCCAAATGATGTCGTTAAAGTGACCTATATTAAAGATGGAAAAACAAAAACAGTTCCGGTAACTTTAAGTAAAAATGAATTTTTCAGTACTGAGTTTAAAGGAATTGAATTAGAAAATATTGATGCTGCGGATAAAAAGAGATTCAAAATTGACTATGGTGTAAAAATCAGAAGTATAACGAATGAAAATTTAATGCAGTATCAAAATGAGTTGCAAGGTAATATCATTCTGAGTATTGATAATGTAAAAGCAACCAATATCGAAACGGTTTCTAAGTTATTAAACAGAAAAAATGAAGGACAAAGCGTACGTCTTGAAATGATAAGTAAATCGGGTGAAATACTTAGAATTATTATTTAA
- a CDS encoding glyceraldehyde-3-phosphate dehydrogenase: MSKKSLYQKEVSLQVDRRRAGVELIKIISDLWYDKSIEMVLFKNQLLDKNVSDIINLHQYAGEFVGKPITIFDSVEIARVVLSLDLPPAKLDLGKLTYEYRLEDEKYPDARYFVIEKLKEAKSSEEIQPKDVVLYGFGRIGRLLARELMSKTGKGNQLRLRAIVTRDKNDASTLEKRASLLRYDSIHGDFQGSVTADPKNNALIINGTTVHIITANSPEEIDYTLYGINDSLVIDNTGAFTTEEALRRHLTSKGASKVLLTAPGKGVPNIVHGVNHNEYNPDEIDIFSAASCTTNAITPVLKAVEDTLGVVKGHLETIHAYTNDQNLVDNMHKKYRRGRAAALNMVITETGAGSAVAKALPSLEGKLTSNAIRVPVPNGSLVVLNLEVKKATTIPAINKIMKKYALEGELVEQIKYSLNNELVSSDIVGTSAPSIYDSNATIVSKDGKNIVLYIWYDNEYGYSHQVIRLAKYIAKVRRFTYY; the protein is encoded by the coding sequence ATGAGCAAAAAATCTTTGTACCAAAAAGAGGTATCATTACAAGTCGACCGAAGAAGAGCTGGTGTCGAATTAATTAAAATCATAAGCGATTTATGGTATGACAAATCCATCGAAATGGTTCTATTCAAAAACCAATTACTGGATAAAAATGTCAGCGATATTATCAATTTGCATCAATATGCCGGTGAATTTGTAGGGAAGCCTATCACCATTTTTGATTCAGTTGAAATCGCCAGAGTTGTTTTGTCTTTAGATCTTCCGCCTGCTAAATTAGATCTTGGAAAACTAACTTATGAATATCGTTTGGAAGATGAAAAATATCCTGATGCGCGATATTTTGTAATCGAGAAATTGAAAGAAGCAAAATCTTCAGAAGAAATTCAGCCAAAAGATGTTGTTTTGTATGGTTTTGGAAGAATTGGCCGTTTATTAGCCAGAGAATTAATGTCTAAAACCGGAAAAGGAAATCAATTGCGATTGAGAGCGATTGTTACCAGAGATAAAAATGATGCTTCAACATTAGAGAAAAGAGCTTCTCTATTGCGATACGATTCAATTCACGGAGATTTTCAGGGATCAGTTACTGCCGATCCAAAAAACAATGCATTGATTATCAACGGAACCACCGTACATATCATTACTGCAAATTCACCAGAAGAAATTGATTACACACTATACGGAATCAATGATTCATTGGTAATTGATAATACAGGAGCTTTTACTACAGAAGAAGCTTTAAGAAGACATTTAACTTCTAAAGGAGCCAGTAAAGTTTTATTGACTGCTCCTGGAAAAGGAGTTCCAAATATTGTACATGGTGTAAACCATAACGAATACAATCCTGACGAAATTGATATTTTCTCGGCTGCATCCTGCACAACAAATGCAATTACGCCAGTTTTAAAAGCTGTCGAAGATACATTAGGTGTAGTAAAAGGGCATTTAGAGACTATTCATGCTTATACAAACGATCAGAATTTGGTCGACAATATGCATAAAAAATATCGTCGTGGAAGAGCTGCAGCTTTAAACATGGTAATTACCGAAACTGGTGCCGGAAGTGCTGTTGCAAAAGCATTACCATCATTGGAAGGAAAATTAACTTCAAATGCAATTAGAGTTCCTGTTCCAAACGGTTCTTTGGTAGTTCTTAATTTAGAAGTTAAAAAAGCAACTACGATCCCGGCGATCAATAAGATCATGAAAAAATACGCTTTAGAAGGCGAATTGGTAGAACAAATCAAATATTCATTGAATAACGAATTGGTTTCTTCTGATATTGTAGGAACTTCAGCTCCTTCAATTTATGACAGTAACGCTACAATTGTTTCTAAAGACGGGAAAAACATTGTATTATACATTTGGTACGATAACGAATACGGTTATAGCCATCAGGTAATTCGTTTGGCAAAATACATTGCCAAAGTAAGACGTTTTACTTACTACTAG
- a CDS encoding Lrp/AsnC family transcriptional regulator: MALDDIDKKILRLLQENAHYTLKDIANKINLSLTPVHDRVKRLEKEGVIEKYVSILNKKKLGNNLTVYCQVTLTKQTYDTSEGFNQSILNLPEVVECNYVSGNFDYMLKVIIPDMESYHHFHQKKLSVLPEVSLINTVFVISEVKSTTVLPI, from the coding sequence ATGGCTTTAGATGATATTGACAAGAAAATCTTACGACTTTTACAGGAAAATGCGCATTATACTTTAAAAGATATCGCAAACAAAATAAACCTGTCTTTGACACCTGTTCATGATCGGGTGAAACGTCTTGAAAAAGAAGGAGTTATAGAGAAGTATGTTTCGATTTTAAACAAGAAAAAACTAGGTAACAATCTGACGGTGTATTGCCAGGTCACACTAACCAAACAGACTTATGATACGTCGGAAGGATTCAATCAGTCGATTTTAAATTTACCGGAAGTGGTTGAGTGTAACTATGTTTCGGGAAATTTTGATTATATGTTAAAAGTGATCATTCCTGATATGGAAAGCTATCATCATTTTCATCAAAAAAAATTATCTGTCCTTCCCGAGGTTTCTCTTATCAATACTGTTTTTGTTATTTCTGAAGTAAAGAGCACTACCGTTTTACCAATATAA
- the ald gene encoding alanine dehydrogenase: protein MIIGVPKEIKNNENRVALTPAGVSEMKKHGHTVYVQATAGLGSGFADEEYANAGAVVLGTIEEVYAIAEMIIKVKEPIASEYPLIKKDQLLFTYFHFASSEPLTHAMLEKGAVCLAYETVEKADRSLPLLVPMSEVAGRMAIQQGAKYLEKPLKGRGILLGGVPGVPPAKVLVLGGGIVGTQAAKMAAGLGAQVTIMDLSLPRLRYLDDIMPANVNTEMSNHYNITKAIATADLIVGAVLIPGAKAPHLITRDMLKLMRPGTVVVDVAVDQGGCIETCTPTTHENPTFIIDDIVHYCVANMPGAVPYTSTLALTNATLPYAVQLANKGWEKACNENEELKKGLNIANGKILYKGVAEAWNLPFNEELVLTNA, encoded by the coding sequence ATGATAATAGGTGTTCCAAAAGAAATCAAGAATAATGAGAACCGTGTAGCATTAACTCCAGCAGGAGTTTCTGAAATGAAAAAACACGGACATACTGTTTATGTACAAGCTACTGCCGGTTTAGGAAGTGGTTTCGCTGATGAAGAGTATGCAAATGCAGGTGCGGTAGTTTTAGGAACTATTGAAGAAGTATATGCAATTGCTGAAATGATTATTAAAGTAAAAGAGCCAATTGCTTCTGAGTACCCATTAATCAAGAAAGATCAATTATTATTTACTTATTTCCACTTTGCTTCATCAGAACCATTAACTCATGCTATGCTTGAAAAAGGTGCTGTATGTTTGGCTTACGAAACAGTTGAAAAAGCAGATCGTAGTTTACCATTATTAGTACCAATGTCTGAAGTAGCGGGACGTATGGCTATTCAACAAGGTGCAAAATACCTTGAAAAACCATTAAAAGGAAGAGGAATTCTTTTAGGAGGTGTTCCAGGTGTACCACCAGCAAAAGTATTGGTTTTAGGTGGTGGAATCGTAGGAACTCAGGCTGCTAAAATGGCTGCTGGTTTAGGTGCTCAGGTAACTATCATGGACTTAAGCTTACCACGTTTACGTTATTTAGATGATATCATGCCAGCTAACGTGAATACAGAAATGTCTAACCACTACAACATCACAAAAGCAATCGCTACTGCTGATTTAATTGTTGGTGCAGTTCTAATTCCAGGAGCAAAAGCACCTCACTTGATCACTCGTGATATGTTAAAATTAATGCGTCCAGGAACTGTTGTTGTTGACGTAGCAGTAGATCAGGGTGGATGTATCGAGACTTGTACTCCTACAACTCACGAAAACCCAACTTTCATTATTGATGATATTGTTCACTATTGTGTAGCTAATATGCCGGGAGCTGTTCCTTACACTTCTACTTTAGCTTTAACAAATGCAACTTTACCATACGCTGTACAATTAGCAAACAAAGGATGGGAAAAAGCTTGTAACGAAAACGAAGAATTGAAAAAAGGATTAAACATCGCTAATGGAAAAATCCTTTACAAAGGAGTTGCAGAAGCTTGGAATCTACCTTTCAACGAAGAATTAGTGTTAACAAACGCATAG
- the pafA gene encoding alkaline phosphatase PafA, which translates to MKKTIVLLTLFVISNLSAQQRPKLVVGIVVDQMKMEYLYRFSDDFSSNGFKRLMNNGYTFQNMHYNYMPTYTAPGHASIYTGTTPATHGIVGNEWFSRTLGKETYCTDDAGVKTVGDGTVEEGAMSPKNLQSTTITDEVRMATNFEGKVIGMSLKDRGAILPAGHFANWAFWYSKTGSFISSTFYGEKLPQWVSDFNNEKHYMPYINKGWDLYKPASVYNESLPDNNPYEGKLYGSAAPVFPYDLKNMYEKNDAGILRATPYGNDLLAEFAMKAIEKEELGKDSITDFLTVSFSSTDYVGHLLGPRSMELQDTYLRLDQTIADFLNYLDKTVGKDNYLLFLTADHAGAENVIYLKDRKYNVNNYPAKEVKKSLQDFSIKTFGVDLILNYSNFNVFLNKPVLKKKGLELAKVKQIFKEFLISQPQVKRVYTEEEILANSGKDYYLDFVAKGYDVTQNGDLIILDKPGDIEYSTTGTSHGTPYSYDTHVPAIFYGWHIKKGESYDKKAITEIAPTIAQKIKVSFPNGTEAKVLQEVLDEK; encoded by the coding sequence ATGAAAAAAACTATTGTATTGTTGACACTATTTGTAATCTCAAATTTAAGTGCTCAACAGCGCCCTAAGTTGGTGGTAGGTATTGTGGTAGACCAGATGAAAATGGAATATTTGTATCGGTTCTCAGATGATTTTTCGTCTAATGGATTTAAACGATTGATGAATAATGGATATACTTTTCAAAATATGCATTACAATTATATGCCTACCTATACGGCACCCGGGCATGCTTCTATATATACCGGAACTACTCCTGCAACTCATGGAATTGTCGGGAATGAATGGTTTAGCAGAACGCTTGGTAAGGAAACGTATTGTACGGATGATGCGGGTGTGAAAACAGTAGGGGATGGTACGGTAGAAGAAGGGGCTATGTCGCCTAAAAATCTGCAAAGTACTACTATTACCGATGAAGTGAGAATGGCAACTAATTTTGAAGGAAAGGTGATTGGTATGAGTCTTAAAGACCGTGGAGCGATCTTACCGGCTGGACATTTTGCAAACTGGGCTTTTTGGTACAGTAAGACAGGTTCGTTTATTTCGAGTACTTTCTACGGTGAAAAGTTACCGCAATGGGTTTCAGATTTCAATAATGAAAAACATTATATGCCATATATCAATAAGGGATGGGATTTGTATAAGCCAGCTTCGGTTTATAACGAGAGTTTACCGGATAATAATCCTTATGAAGGAAAGTTATACGGAAGTGCCGCTCCGGTTTTTCCTTATGACTTAAAGAATATGTATGAAAAGAATGATGCCGGAATCTTAAGAGCTACACCTTATGGGAATGATTTATTAGCTGAGTTTGCTATGAAAGCAATTGAGAAAGAAGAATTAGGAAAAGATAGTATTACAGATTTCTTAACGGTTAGTTTTTCTTCTACAGATTACGTAGGGCATTTACTTGGGCCAAGATCTATGGAGCTTCAGGATACCTATTTGAGACTGGATCAGACGATAGCTGACTTTTTGAATTATTTGGATAAGACTGTTGGGAAAGACAATTACTTATTATTTTTAACGGCAGATCATGCAGGTGCTGAAAATGTAATTTACTTAAAAGACAGAAAATATAATGTAAATAATTACCCTGCAAAGGAAGTAAAAAAGAGTTTACAAGATTTCTCTATAAAAACATTTGGTGTAGATTTAATTCTAAATTATTCCAACTTTAATGTGTTTTTGAATAAACCAGTTCTTAAGAAAAAAGGACTTGAATTGGCGAAAGTAAAACAGATTTTCAAAGAGTTTCTAATTTCGCAACCTCAGGTGAAGCGAGTGTATACAGAGGAAGAAATTTTGGCCAATTCCGGTAAGGATTATTACCTTGATTTTGTGGCAAAAGGCTATGATGTTACTCAAAATGGAGACTTAATTATTTTGGATAAACCTGGAGATATCGAATATTCTACTACAGGAACATCACACGGAACGCCTTATAGTTATGATACTCACGTACCGGCTATTTTTTATGGATGGCACATTAAAAAAGGAGAATCCTATGATAAAAAAGCGATTACAGAAATTGCTCCGACAATAGCGCAAAAAATTAAAGTAAGTTTTCCAAATGGAACCGAAGCAAAAGTATTGCAGGAAGTTTTGGATGAAAAATAG